A single genomic interval of Polyangium spumosum harbors:
- a CDS encoding protein kinase domain-containing protein — protein MTAPQLSPGYVIAGKYSVQALLGNGGSSATYRVVDATGRQMAVRMYSPSIAQRPEIMTMIEQIYTATNGLPPDAVLPVLDAGYDQQTAAPFTVTEFSPAPSLEQLVSQRPLSPQEVAQIAQNMARTLDNAHVRGLMHHALKPTNVFVAPQGFAVRVMDFGAGLARSYVQTNEGYAIAAPWVAPEQMQGGAPANAAADVFAMGLVLFYALTGRPYWRSCQGAQPDLASWQHELVGPRQPASQRAQELGAMVSPVLDAVFTRALALDPNERFRQASELAAAFSAAATMPEMATSATIAFPAISGADPMGPTAAVPVYQPGGSSDGSGYPPPPPPGGASMGAPGMGGPAMGMGGPGMDGPGMGGPGGMAQPNADMGMGMGMGPGPMAPTTAAPRLQMDGGGNSKKLPIIIGVAAVLLVGGAVGAFIVLGGKDKGTAEDPNAPIAITPTGAPTGSGESAAPAGSGEAPAPPPAAPTEVEVAIKCTPGCDTIKVDDKEITDPATLKLAPGEHMVELSKAGYQTQTENITVEADKKFEKEFKLAEAPKETATTANTTKSGGTTTKTNPTVGTRPTGTKTGKTCTGVGLFKKCK, from the coding sequence GTGACCGCGCCCCAGCTCTCCCCCGGCTACGTCATCGCCGGCAAGTACTCGGTCCAGGCCCTCCTGGGCAACGGCGGCTCGTCGGCCACGTACCGCGTGGTCGACGCGACGGGCCGCCAGATGGCCGTGCGCATGTACTCGCCGAGCATCGCGCAGCGGCCCGAGATCATGACGATGATCGAGCAGATCTACACGGCGACGAACGGGCTGCCGCCCGACGCCGTGTTGCCGGTGCTCGACGCGGGTTACGATCAGCAGACCGCCGCGCCCTTCACGGTGACGGAGTTCTCCCCGGCGCCGTCGCTCGAGCAGCTCGTCTCGCAGCGACCGCTCTCGCCGCAGGAGGTCGCGCAGATCGCGCAGAACATGGCGCGCACGCTGGACAACGCCCACGTGCGGGGGCTCATGCACCACGCCCTCAAGCCGACGAACGTGTTCGTCGCGCCGCAAGGCTTCGCGGTGCGCGTCATGGACTTCGGCGCGGGCCTCGCTCGGAGCTACGTCCAGACGAACGAGGGCTACGCGATCGCGGCGCCCTGGGTCGCGCCCGAGCAGATGCAAGGCGGCGCGCCCGCCAACGCCGCGGCCGACGTGTTCGCGATGGGCCTCGTGCTCTTCTACGCCCTGACGGGCCGGCCGTACTGGCGATCCTGCCAGGGCGCGCAGCCCGATCTCGCCTCGTGGCAACACGAGCTCGTGGGGCCACGTCAGCCCGCCTCGCAGCGAGCCCAGGAGCTCGGCGCGATGGTCTCGCCGGTGCTCGACGCCGTGTTCACCCGCGCGCTCGCGCTCGATCCGAACGAGCGCTTCCGCCAGGCCAGCGAGCTCGCGGCAGCCTTCTCGGCCGCGGCGACGATGCCCGAGATGGCCACGAGCGCGACGATCGCCTTCCCTGCGATCAGCGGCGCCGATCCGATGGGCCCGACGGCCGCGGTGCCGGTCTACCAGCCCGGCGGATCGAGCGACGGCTCCGGCTACCCTCCGCCGCCTCCGCCCGGAGGCGCAAGCATGGGCGCGCCCGGCATGGGCGGCCCCGCCATGGGCATGGGTGGTCCCGGCATGGACGGGCCCGGCATGGGTGGTCCGGGCGGCATGGCGCAGCCGAACGCAGACATGGGCATGGGCATGGGCATGGGCCCCGGCCCGATGGCGCCGACGACCGCGGCGCCGCGCCTGCAGATGGATGGGGGCGGCAATTCGAAGAAGCTGCCGATCATCATCGGCGTCGCGGCGGTCCTGCTCGTCGGCGGCGCGGTGGGCGCGTTCATCGTGCTCGGCGGCAAGGACAAGGGGACGGCCGAAGATCCGAACGCGCCGATCGCCATCACGCCGACGGGCGCGCCGACCGGGAGCGGTGAGAGCGCGGCGCCCGCGGGCTCGGGGGAAGCGCCCGCGCCGCCGCCGGCTGCGCCGACCGAGGTCGAGGTCGCGATCAAGTGCACGCCGGGCTGCGACACGATCAAGGTCGACGACAAGGAGATCACGGATCCGGCGACGCTCAAGCTCGCGCCGGGCGAGCACATGGTCGAGCTCTCGAAGGCCGGTTACCAGACGCAGACCGAGAACATCACGGTCGAGGCCGACAAGAAGTTCGAGAAGGAATTCAAGCTCGCCGAGGCCCCGAAAGAGACGGCGACGACCGCGAACACCACGAAGTCGGGCGGCACGACGACGAAGACGAACCCCACGGTGGGGACGAGGCCGACCGGCACGAAGACCGGCAAGACGTGCACGGGCGTCGGTCTCTTCAAGAAGTGCAAGTAA
- the glgC gene encoding glucose-1-phosphate adenylyltransferase, whose translation MRETKLRAPFETSRVLVMILAGGEGRRLGPLTSDRAKPAVPFGGRYRIIDIVLSNFVNSGLHKIKILTQYKSASLDEHIARAWRLSPMLDNFIETIPAQQRTGKSWFKGSADAVFQTQHVITDESPTHVCIFGGDHVYKMDMRQMLDAHLERNAEVTVAAIPVPRKEATQFGVIEADAQGRLIAFHEKVPDPPPMPGHPDLALASMGNYIFNTGSLLESLGEDAKNEQSAHDFGRDIIPYMVRNGKRAFVYDFQTNRVPGEDEGSNAYWRDIGTIDAYWAAQMDLISVQPAFNLYNQRWPIRTAMSHDPPAKFVFRDEWNARVGIATESLVSLGCIISGGRIHRSVLSNRCRVNSFSHVEESVLFENVVIGRHAKIRRAIIDKDVEVPPGAEIGYNLEEDKKRWYVSEGGIVVIPKRAKIG comes from the coding sequence ATGCGCGAGACGAAGCTGCGCGCCCCGTTCGAGACCTCGCGGGTGCTCGTCATGATCCTGGCGGGTGGGGAGGGCCGGAGGCTCGGCCCTCTCACCTCCGACCGCGCCAAGCCGGCCGTCCCGTTCGGCGGTCGTTACAGGATCATCGACATCGTCCTCTCGAACTTCGTCAACTCGGGGCTGCACAAGATCAAGATCCTCACGCAGTACAAGAGCGCGTCGCTCGACGAGCACATCGCGCGGGCCTGGCGCCTCTCGCCGATGCTCGACAACTTCATCGAGACGATCCCGGCGCAGCAGCGCACCGGCAAGAGCTGGTTCAAGGGCTCGGCCGACGCCGTCTTCCAGACGCAGCACGTCATCACGGACGAGTCGCCCACGCACGTCTGCATCTTCGGCGGCGATCACGTCTACAAGATGGACATGCGCCAGATGCTCGACGCGCACCTCGAGAGGAACGCCGAGGTCACCGTCGCGGCCATCCCCGTCCCGCGCAAGGAGGCCACGCAGTTCGGCGTGATCGAGGCCGACGCGCAGGGCCGGCTCATCGCCTTCCACGAGAAGGTCCCCGACCCGCCGCCGATGCCCGGCCACCCGGACCTCGCCCTCGCCTCGATGGGCAACTACATCTTCAACACGGGCAGCCTGCTCGAGTCGCTCGGGGAGGACGCGAAGAACGAGCAGAGCGCGCACGACTTCGGCCGCGACATCATCCCGTACATGGTCCGGAACGGGAAACGCGCGTTCGTCTACGACTTCCAGACGAACCGCGTGCCCGGCGAGGACGAGGGCTCGAACGCGTACTGGCGCGACATCGGCACGATCGACGCCTACTGGGCCGCGCAGATGGACCTCATCAGCGTCCAGCCCGCCTTCAACCTCTACAACCAGCGCTGGCCGATCCGCACCGCGATGAGCCACGATCCGCCGGCGAAGTTCGTCTTCCGCGACGAGTGGAACGCGCGCGTCGGCATCGCGACCGAGAGCCTCGTCTCGCTCGGCTGCATCATCTCCGGCGGCCGGATCCACAGGAGCGTCCTTTCGAACCGCTGCCGCGTGAACTCCTTCAGCCACGTGGAGGAGAGCGTGCTCTTCGAGAACGTGGTGATCGGCCGGCACGCCAAGATCCGCCGCGCGATCATCGACAAGGACGTCGAGGTCCCGCCCGGCGCCGAGATCGGCTACAACCTCGAGGAAGACAAGAAGCGCTGGTACGTGAGCGAGGGCGGCATCGTCGTCATCCCCAAGCGCGCGAAGATCGGCTGA
- a CDS encoding metallophosphoesterase, whose product MGRTVVVGDLHGCRDELEDLLGHVGFGAGDRLISVGDLVVRGPDPAGTIDLLRKHHARVVRGNHEDRLLRYRQAPPGTAPQLGSLQREVVRALRRRHWDFLGSLPLWIDLPEHDLRVVHAGVDPALPIERQSPRTLMYVRSIGLSGAPEERRGPILWGEQYVGPPHLVFGHNALERPQIHPYATGIDTGCVYGGRLTAMVLRAGEHPPPPEDRMSVLVSVPARRTYYPR is encoded by the coding sequence ATGGGTCGAACGGTCGTGGTCGGCGACCTGCACGGATGCAGGGACGAACTCGAAGATTTGCTCGGCCACGTCGGGTTCGGCGCGGGCGACCGGCTGATCTCGGTCGGCGACCTCGTGGTGCGTGGCCCCGATCCCGCGGGCACGATCGATCTGCTCCGCAAGCACCACGCGCGCGTGGTCCGCGGCAACCACGAGGATCGGCTGCTCCGGTATCGGCAAGCGCCTCCGGGCACCGCGCCGCAGCTCGGGAGCCTGCAGCGCGAGGTCGTGCGGGCACTGCGTCGCCGGCACTGGGACTTCCTCGGCTCGCTGCCGCTCTGGATCGATCTGCCCGAGCATGACCTCCGCGTCGTGCACGCGGGCGTCGATCCCGCGCTGCCCATCGAGCGTCAGAGCCCGCGCACGCTCATGTACGTGCGTTCGATCGGCCTGAGCGGCGCGCCCGAGGAGCGGCGCGGGCCGATCCTCTGGGGCGAGCAGTACGTGGGGCCGCCGCACCTCGTCTTCGGGCACAACGCCCTCGAGCGCCCGCAGATCCACCCGTACGCGACCGGCATCGACACGGGCTGCGTGTACGGCGGACGCCTCACGGCGATGGTGCTGCGCGCGGGTGAACACCCGCCTCCGCCCGAGGATCGGATGAGCGTCCTCGTGAGCGTGCCGGCGCGAAGGACCTACTACCCGCGCTGA
- a CDS encoding 50S ribosomal protein L11 methyltransferase — MTEPVYPFVAVDVPRDQAEELGALLFELGAMGVEERDEQTLAKGAGEGKVTLVASFSTREEADQAITSLTEEDASLAPRIEEIVGDAWRDAWKQHFEPFPFTPDVVVVPPWVSYEKKRADEHVLELEPGRAFGTGLHATTSLVAEMLHDRKSSLAGMRVLDVGTGSGILALVALIYGAASALAIDNDPEVIDVVRENAERNGLADRVVVREQTIESVTETFPVVLANIETRVLRPIAEDLARTVSPSGLLILSGILAAEHDEIVARYTSLARPLRHLETRRRGDGTGDDWVAITFAAS; from the coding sequence ATGACCGAGCCTGTTTATCCGTTCGTCGCCGTCGACGTCCCCCGCGATCAAGCCGAAGAGCTCGGCGCGTTGCTCTTCGAACTCGGCGCCATGGGCGTCGAGGAGCGCGACGAGCAGACGCTCGCGAAGGGCGCGGGCGAAGGCAAGGTGACCCTCGTCGCGAGCTTCTCCACGCGCGAGGAGGCCGATCAGGCGATCACCTCCCTCACCGAGGAGGACGCCTCGCTCGCGCCGCGTATCGAGGAGATCGTCGGCGACGCCTGGCGCGACGCCTGGAAGCAACACTTCGAGCCCTTCCCGTTCACGCCCGACGTGGTCGTCGTGCCGCCGTGGGTCAGTTACGAGAAGAAGCGCGCGGACGAGCACGTGCTCGAGCTCGAGCCGGGCCGCGCCTTCGGCACGGGCCTGCACGCGACGACCTCGCTCGTCGCCGAGATGCTCCACGATCGCAAGAGCTCGCTCGCCGGCATGCGTGTCCTCGACGTCGGCACGGGCAGCGGCATCCTCGCGCTCGTCGCGCTGATCTACGGCGCCGCGAGCGCGCTCGCGATCGACAACGACCCCGAGGTGATCGACGTCGTGCGCGAGAACGCCGAGCGCAACGGCCTCGCCGATCGTGTCGTCGTCCGCGAGCAGACGATCGAGTCGGTGACCGAGACCTTCCCCGTCGTGCTCGCGAACATCGAGACCCGCGTGCTCCGTCCGATCGCGGAAGACCTGGCGCGCACGGTCTCTCCTTCCGGCCTCTTGATCCTCTCCGGCATCCTCGCGGCCGAGCACGACGAGATCGTCGCGCGTTACACCTCGCTCGCGCGTCCCTTGCGCCACCTCGAGACCCGTCGCCGCGGCGATGGCACCGGCGACGACTGGGTCGCGATCACGTTCGCGGCGTCATGA